In Flavobacterium sp. GSB-24, the genomic window TTGGAGTAAAGTTTGCGCTTTTAGATCTATATTTTGTAATTTATTTTTAGAAGCTAATATTCCAATCAATTTTGTATTTGAAGAAATATCCAATGTTGCTAATTCGTTGTCACTAAGTGATAAATGTTGTAATAAAGTATTTGTATTAATATTTATATTTTTTAATTTATTTCCAGAAGCATGCAATCCAGTCAATTTTGAATTGGAAGAAACATCTAGTGTTGTTAATTGGTTTTTATTAAGTAATAAAAATTCTAATAAAGTGTTTGCTCTAAGATCTATATTTTTTAACTGACATTCTTCTGCACTTAATGACAGCAGCTTTGTATTTGAGGAAAGGTTTAATGACAGCAATTGATTATCGTCCACATTTAAGTTGACTAATTCTTTAAATGCTTCAATTCCTGTTAAATCGGTAATTTCAGATCCTTTTACATCTAATTCTTTAATAGGTGCAATATTGATAGTTAGCACTTTTCCATCGGGAATTCCAGAATCTAGGCCTAAACTAATTAATTTAGTTTCAAAATTGATATCTGGAATTAATGTAACAGCGTTACAGTCTTTAGTGAGACTCGCAGTGGCATCTTTTGTAATGCTCCAGTTTTTGAAGGCATAAGCTACATCATCAACCAGAATACAGTTCAGATTATTAGAGGCACAGCTTAACGATGTTAATGTAGTGTTATTGGTAAGATCTAAACTAGTTAATAGATTTCGATCACAATTTAATGAAGTTAAATTTAAATTAGAGTATAAATCTAAATTTGTCAATTTATTTGAAGAAATCCATAATGTATTTAATGCTAAATTTTTAGATAAATCAATTGATGTTATTTGATTTTCATTACAATATAAGTTTTTCAACGCCAAATTATTCGATATATCTAGACTCGTGAGGTTATTGTTGTAAAGTCCTAACGTATTTAGTGCTAAATTCTTAGAAACATCAATTGTAATCAATTTATTGGAAGACAAAGACAAATCTTGCAAATCTATATTCCTTGATATATCGATAGTCGTTAATTTATTCTGAGTACATCTCAAATTAATTAATTTTATATTTTTTGAAAGATCTAAAGTGGTAATTTGATTATTAGAACAATCTAGGGTTGTCAAACTGGTAAAATCCTGAATTCCTGTCAAGTCAGCAATTGAATTCCCATAAATATTTAATGTTGTTATTGAAGCAACATTTGAAGTCAAAACTTTTCCGTTAACACCATCTCGGTCAATTCCAAGTGTAATGAGTTTGTTCTCAAAATTGACATCTGGAATTAATGTGTACGCTCCGCAGTCTGTGCTGAAGCTTGTCATGGGATCTTTTACTTGAGACCAGATTTTATTAGCATCTTCTACGTTATCCACCTGAATGCATTCCAGGCGATTGCCATAAAATGTGGCATAAGAAGCATTAGGATTGAATAAATAATTGGCTCCGTTTTTTATATTTAAATAAGTTAACAAATTTGAGTGCGCTGTCATCACACTCAGTTTATTATTTTTACTCAGATCGAGACTTTTTAGTAAATTATTATTACACCATAAGCGATCAAGTTTCAAATTAGTGGAGACGTCGAGAATTTTGATGTTATTATATCTACAATCTAAGCCTTCCAGCAATAACTGTTGAGAAACATCTATGCTTGTAAGCTGATTGTGGTTACAGTCAATAATTTTTATTGCTGTATTGTTAGAAAAATCAAGCGATGCTAAGTTATTATTTGCACATTGCAGGCTACTTAAGAGAGGATTATTAGTAAGATTTAATGTTGTTAACAGATTATTACCACACTCTAAATTGGTTAATGCGGTGTTTTGAGATAAGTTTAATTGAGTCAATCTATTATTATTACAATTGAAGTATCTTAACGCAGTAAAATCTTCAATTCCTGTAATGTCAGTAATAGAACTGTTGCTAACATTCAAAAAAGTCAAAGTAGCTACATTGGAAGTCAAAACCTGACCGTCTGGAGCACCTGAATCAATACCCAAGCTGATTAATTTGTTTTCAAAATTAACATCTGAGATAGTAGTATACTGTCCATAAATACAAAAATTTGCCAATAGCAATAATAAGAGTAATTTTATTTTCATAAAAATTTGTTTACAATAATCAGATTTATAAATAAAATAATATTTTATCTGCAAAAATAAATAAAAACGACCATAATTATAAGTTTTTACATGTTAAAATTTAGAATAATTTATTATCTTAAACTGATTAAGTTTTAAAAAAGAATTGATGTTTCAATCTAAGATACTACGGTCCATTCAATAAGTATCTGATTCAAATTCCATTATATCAACTCATATCATATTATTTGTTTCTGGAACATGATGCACACAACCAAATAATAACAGTTGAACATACGGATAAAGAAGTTCGATTAAAAGAGGTTTTTACCTGCGAGGAGATTTTTTAAGCGGAGGTTTATTTACTAATAGATTAAGTTTTATATTCATTCATTTTTTTAAATATGATTCTCTAAATCATTTAATATAGTTGTAAGCTTTTTTGATAAGTGGACAATTATTCACGTTATTCTTTTTTAATATAGAGTTTTTAATATGTAGATGCTTTACAATGATTTGAATTTTAATTGTTTATGCTAATTTTCATGATGGTAAATTTTAATTAAAATTTCATAACACATTGTTAACAGTTAGTTTTTTGTAACAAAAAAGCATAATTTAGACCCATCTTTTAACTTTACTTATATAATAGATACATGAGTCATATAAAACCTCTTAAATTATCTGCTTTTGCATTACTTGTTTTAGCAGGATGCAGTGCAAGTTTGCAAGCGCAAAAATCAGTGCCAAAACAACCAATTGTTGCTCCTTTAGCAGTTGTTAAAAAAGCACCAGTTAGTGAAAACGAACTAAAAAGATGGAGTCATCTTGATTTAGTAAAAGATTCTATCCCAGGAATGAGTGTTGATAGAGCTTTAACTGAATTGCTTCAAGGTAAAAAAGGCAATAAAGTTATTGTTGGTATTGTAGACTCTGGTGTAGATATCGAACATGAAGATCTGCAGGGAATGATCTGGACTAATGCAAAAGAAATTCCTGGAAACGGAATCGATGATGATAAAAACGGATTTATTGATGATGTTCACGGATGGAATTTCCTTGGAAATGCTGTTAATGAAAATCTTGAAATGACACGTATTGTCAAAAAAGGAGACGATGGTTCTGCTCAATACAAAGAAGCTTTAGCCCAATACAACGAGAAATACGAAAAAGCTCTAAAAGATAAAGAACAAGTTGATTTTTTATTAGATATTCATAATACTATCAAAAAAGAACTAAATAAAACAGATTATAAAGTTGAGGATTTAGCATCTATTACGTCAACAGATTCAAAAGTTGCTAGAGCAAAAGCAATAATGACTCAAATTTTTACAAATGCTGGTCCAACTTTTAACCCAGAAGCTGATTTTGGAGAATATAAAGAGCAAGTTTACGATCAATTGAATTATAATTTAAATAAAGAATTTGACGGAAGAAAAGTCGTAGGCGATAATCCAGAAGATATTAAAGACAATCATTATGGAAATAATGTTGTTTTTGGTCCAGATAAAGAAAAAGCACTTCACGGAACTCACGTTGCTGGAATCATTGCACAAATCCGTGGAAACAATTTAGGAGGAGACGGAGTTGCTTCGCCAAACGTTGAGATTCTGACTGTGAGAGCTGTTCCAGACGGTGATGAGTATGATAAAGATATCGCTTTAGCAATTCGTTACGCAGTAGATAATGGTGCAAAAGTAATTAACGGAAGTTTCGGAAAAAGCTTTTCTCCGCACAAACAATGGGTTTACGATGCTATTAAATATGCAGCTAAAAAAGACGTTTTAATTGTACATGCTGCTGGAAACGACGGATACAATATCGATGAGACAAAAAACATCAATTATCCAAATGATTCTGAAGACAACGTAAAAGAATTTGCTGATAATGTAATCACAATTGGAGCAATCAATAAAGAATACGGAGAAACGGTTGTTGCACCATTTTCTAACTTTGGAAAAATTAATGTTGACGTATTTGCTCCAGGTGAAGAAATCTACGCAACAGTTCCAAACAATAAATACAAATATTTACAAGGAACTTCGATGGCATCTCCAAATGCAGCGGGTGTTGCGGCTTTAATTCGTTCTTACTACCCAAAATTAAAAGCTGCTCAAGTTAAGAAGATTTTGATGGATTCTGGAGTTGCACTTCCTTCTAAAGTCATTTTGGGAGAAAATCCAAATCCAAATGAAAAACCAGTAGCGGTTTCTTCTGCAGAATCATCAAAAACTGCAAAAATGGTAAATGCTTATAACGCTTTATTAATGGCAGAGAAGATGTCTAAAAAATAAAGAATAACACACTATTAATCTAATGGAAGAGTTCGCGCTCTTCCATTTTCTATTACATATAAACATGCGAAAAATTATTTTACTTTCTTTCCTGAGCTTTGGTTTAAACACAGCTTTTGCCCAAAACACCTCATATTGGCAGCAGCACGCCGATTACAAAATGGAGGTTTCAATGGATGTAAAAAACTATCAGTATAAAGGAAAACAAGAATTGGTTTACACCAATAATTCTCCTGATACTTTAAGAAAAGTATTCTATCATTTGTTTCCAAATGCTTTTCAGCCAGGAAGTGAAATGGATGCGCGTCTTCATTTTATCAAAGATCCAGACGGAAGAATGGTAAATAAAGTAAAAGGTGCAGACGGAAAAGATGTAAAACAAAGCCGAATTGAAACTTTAAAACCAAATGAAATTGGATTTTTAAAAATCACAAATTTTAAGCAGGATGGTACTGCAGCTCAAACAAGAGTTTCAGGAACTATTCTAGAAGTTACTTTGGCTAAACCAATTTTACCAAATTCAAAAACTACTTTCACATTAGATTTTGACGGACAAGTTCCAGTGCAAATTCGTCGTTCGGGAAGAAATAATTCGGAGGGAATTGAACTTTCGATGTCACAATGGTATCCAAAATTAGCTGAATTTGATTTCGAAGGCTGGCACGCAGATCCGTATATTGCGAGAGAATTTCACGGTGTTTGGGGAAATTTTGATGTAAAAATTACAATCGATAAAGAATACACAATTGGAGGTTCTGGATATTTACAAGACAAAAATTCAATTGGACACGGTTACGAAGATGCTGGTGTGACGGTTACTTATCCTAAAAAAGCAAAAACGTTGACATGGCATTTTATTGCTCCAAATGTTCACGATTTTACATGGGCAGCAGACAAAGAATATGCACATGATATTGTAAAAGGACCAAACGATGTTGATTTGCATTTTTTCTATAAAAACACTCCAAAAGTGGCAGAAAACTGGAAACAATTAGAGCCATTAATGGTAAAAGTAATGGATTATTACAACCAAAGAGTTGGAGCTTATCCGTACAAACAATATTCATTTATTCAAGGTGGAGACGGTGGAATGGAGTATGCAATGTGTACTTTAATGCTAGGAAATGGAAAACTGGAAGGAATTCTTGGGACTGCAACACACGAATTAGGACACTCTTGGTTTCAGCATATTTTAGCTTCAAACGAATCCAAACATCCTTGGATGGATGAAGGTTTTACAACTTACATTGAAGACAGCGCTTTGAACGAATTAAAGGGAGATAAAAAAGAAGTAAATCCATTTAAGGGCAATTATGCTGCTTATTATAGTTTAGTAAATTCTGGAAAAGAACAGCCGCAAAGTACACACGGAGATCGCTATGACGAAAATCGTCCTTATAGTATTTCTTCTTACGTAAAAGGAAGTATTTTTCTTTCTCAATTAGAATATGTAATTGGAAAAGAAAATGTTGATGCTACTTTAAAAAGATATTTCAACGATTTTAAATTCAAACATCCAACTCCAAATGACATCAAAAGAACAGCAGAAAGAGTTTCTGGAGCTGAGCTAGATTGGTATTTAACAGATTGGACGCAAACATTAAATACGATTGATTACGGAATTAAAGACTTTGCTGATAATGCAGGAAAAACAACTGTAACTTTGGAGAGAATTGGAAGAATGCCAATGCCAATCGACTTAAAAGTAGATTATACTGACGGAACCTCTGAGAACTTCTACATTCCGTTAAGAATGATGAATTTTATTAAACCGAATCCAAATCCAAATCAAAAAAGAACTGTTTTAGAAGACTGGGCTTGGGCACAGCAAAACTATAGTTTTACAATCGATAAAAACAAAACTGCAATCAAAAAAATCACTATTGATCCGAGCGGATTAATGGCTGATGTAAAAGCTGCAAACAATGTTTTTGACGTGAAATAATCTTCATTTAAAGAATAAAAAAAGTCCCGTTTAAATTAATAAACGGGACTTTTTATTTTTAGATCATTAAGGTTTAACTCAAATGCTCGATCATATCTTTTGTCATAGATTCCAGATCAAATTTATGATTCCAGTTCCAGTCTTCTCTGGCAGAACTGTCGTCAATACTTGCCGGCCAGCTGTCAGCAATTTTTTGACGGAAATCTGGATTATAAGTGATTTCAAAATCAGGAATATGTTTCTTAATCTCATTCGCAATTTCTGTCGGAGTAAAACTCATTGCAGCCAAATTATAAGAAGAATGTATTTTAATCTGCTCAGCAGGAGCTTTCATAATATTAATTGTTGCATCAATAGCGTCATCCATATACATCATCGGCATTTTGGTTTCAGACGATAAAAAGCATTCGTATTTTTTATCAGCAATGGCTTTGTAAAAAATATCAACAGCATAATCTGTAGTTCCGCCGCCTGGAGGAGTGGACCAGCTGATTAAACCAGGATAACGAATACTTCGAACATCAACACCATAAATATTATGATAATACTCGCACCATCTTTCTCCAGCTTGCTTGCTGATTCCGTAAACTGTTGAAGGTTCCATTACAGTATATTGTGGCGTGTTTTCTTTTGGAGTCGTTGGTCCGAAAACCGCAATACTCGAAGGCCAGAAAATTTTCTGAATCTTTTTTGCTTTCGCTAAATTTAAAACATGAAAAAGAGAATTCATATTTAAATCCCAGGCAAAAGCAGGATTTTTTTCAGCAGTAGCAGATAAAAGTGCCGCCATTAAATAGATATCAGTAATTTGATGAACTTCTACCAAATGTTCAATTTGATTAAAATCTAAAGCATTGACCACTTCAAAAGGTCCCGAATTAACAACATCAGTATTTAATTTTCGAATATCAGAAGCGATTACATTTTCGGTTCCGTATAATTTGCGCAGTTTTTGCGTCAGCTCTGTTCCAATCTGACCGCAGGCACCAATGATCAATATTTTAGGATTCATTTTTCGATGATTTTTAGAGATACAAATATAACGTTTTCGCAATTACTTGCGCTTTTTTGAAGAATAAATTATAAATTCAACAATTAAAAAGTTTGTTTGTTGGATAATTCTCTTTTACAAGGGTGTGTCTTTGTGCCTTTCAAAAATCTATGTAAAAGATCATTTTTATTGATAATAAAACCAAAGAAAATTATTTTAAATCTGCATAATCTGTCGTAAAAAAAAGATAGTAATTTATGTGAATCAAAGGCAAAAATCAGAATTCGTAATTGTAAATTTACTTTGTAACTTTGTAGCTTAATGTTTTACCAAATGAAATATAAGATATCTCTTTTTCTGCTTTTTGTTTTTGTGTTGAATTCATGTCAAAATCAAGATGAAAAACGTCTTGCTGAAAATGAAAAAGAAGCAAAAAAGAAAGAAGCTATTTTTAATAATATAAATAAAGGCTGGACGTTTATTGATGAGCCTATCAATGAAATCTCAGAACAAAAATTAAATTCTTGGACAGAATGGCGAGAGTTTATGAAAGAGATTGGAGATAAGCCAAGAAAAACAATTGGAGCATTTCAGAAAAAATCGGCTGCTATTTCTAAAAAAGCGATGGCTTTAAATAACAATATTCCGCCAGAACTTAATGTGCCTCAAATAAAAAGCCGTATTTCTATTTTAATTACCAAAATAAAAATGATGGATTTATTTATTCATTTAAATAAAGTTCCAGATGATAAAGTGGTTTTTTTGATACAAGAAATCAACAAAGAATTAATTTCGCTGGAAAGACAAATGGATAAAATTGTCGAAAAAGCCAAAATTCCGAAAGAAGAAGGAGAAGCAGATTTCCTTAGAATGTTAGACACTACGCGCGCGATACCGAGTTCTACGCCGCCATTAGATCAAAATAAACCTAGAGTTGAGTAAAAACGCCTTATACACGATATACGACAATCTGCCAAAAGCACAGCAGATTGCATCAAATTTACTGGAAGGAAATCAGATAAAAATGCATCTCAGCGGATTGCTGGGATCTGCCGTTTCATTTGTTGTCCGCTCTGTTTTTAAAAAAACTGAACTGCCTTTTTTAATTGTTTTAGACAATAAAGAAGAGGCTGCGTATTACCTAAACGATTTAGAGCAGATGATTGGCGAGCAGGATGTATTGTTTTATCCCGCTTCATTCCGTCGTCCCTATCAAGTTGATGAAACAGATAACGCGAATGTTCTGCTTCGAGCAGAGGTTTTAAACCGAATAAATTCCCGAAAAAAACCAGCAATAATTGTTACATATCCAGAGGCACTTTTTGAAAAAGTAGTTACGCGCCAGCAATTGGATAAAAACACGTTGAAAGTTTCTTTAAACGATAAAATTTCAATTGATTTCATTAATGAAGTTTTGTTTGAATATGAATTCAAAAGAGTCGATTTTATTACAGAACCGGGAGAATTTTCGGTTCGTGGAGGTATTGTCGATGTATTCTCATTTTCAAATGATCATCCGTATCGAATTGAATTTTTCGGAAATGAAGTAGACAGCATCAGAAGTTTTGATGTAGAAACACAATTATCTGTTGAAACACATAAAAAAATCACCATTATCCCGAATGTCGAAAACAAGATATTTCAGGAAAACCGTGAAAGTTTTCTAGATTATATTGCGGAGAAAACAGTACTTTTTATTCAAAATACTGATGGACTTTTTAGTCAGTTAGACAAACAATTTGCAAGGGCAGAAGAAGCTTTTTCGAAACTTTCGGGAGAAATAAAACATGCCGAACCAGAACAATTATTTTTAAATCAGGCTTTGTTTATCAAACGAGCTTTAGATTTTTCGATAGTAGAATTGGCTTCAAAACCAATTTTCAAAACCACTAAAAAATTCGAATTTCATATTCAGCCTCAGCCCTCGTTCAATAAACAATTTGATTTATTGCTGAATAATCTGAGCGATAATCATTTTAACGGATATAAAAATTATTTATTCTGTTCGAATGAAACGCAGGCCAAACGTTTTCATGATATTTTTGAATCGCTGGACGAAGCGAATTCTGAGAATATCAGAAAACAATACAACACTATTGTACTGCCTTTATACCAAGGTTTTATTGATGAAGAAAATCAGATAACGGCTTATACCGATCACCAGATTTTTGAACGTTATCACAAATTCAACATCAAAAACGGTTATTCTAAAAAGCAGAATATTACGCTTAAGGAATTAACAGCACTTTCTGTTGGTGATTATGTAACGCACATTGATCATGGAATTGGGAAGTTTGGCGGATTGCAGAAAATTCAAGTAGAAGGCAAAACGCAAGAAGCCATAAAATTGGTTTATGCGGATAATGACATTGTGTATGTGAGCATTCACTCGCTTCATAAAATTTCCAAATACAACGGAAAAGACGGAACGCCGCCGAAAATATACAAATTAGGGTCTAACGCCTGGAAAGTTTTAAAACAAAAAACCAAAGCGCGTGTCAAACATATTGCATTCAATTTGATTCAGCTGTATGCAAAGCGTCGTTTAGAAAAAGGTTTCCAATTTGCGCCGGACAGTTATCTTCAGAACGAATTAGAAAGTTCGTTTATTTATGAAGATACGCCAGATCAAACTAAATCGACACAAGAAGTAAAAGCCGACATGGAAAGCGATCGCCCAATGGATCGTTTGGTTTGTGGAGATGTTGGTTTTGGAAAAACAGAAGTTGCGATTCGTGCTGCTTTTAAAGCGGTTGACAATAGTAAACAAGTTGCCGTTTTAGTGCCGACGACTATTTTGGCTTATCAGCATTATAGAACTTTTTCGGAACGATTGAAAGATATGCCAGTTTCTATTGGTTATTTAAACCGATTTAGAACGGCAAAACAAAAAGCACAAACTTTAAAAGATTTAGCCGAAGGAAAACTCGATATCGTAATTGGAACACACCAATTGGTCAACAAAAATGTAGTTTTTAAAGACTTAGGTTTGTTGATTGTTGATGAGGAACAAAAGTTTGGAGTTAACGTAAAAGATAAATTAAAAACTATTGCAGCAAATGTTGATACGTTGACATTAACAGCAACGCCAATTCCGAGAACTTTACAATTCTCTTTAATGGCGGCGAGAGATTTGTCTGTAATTACAACGCCTCCGCCAAATCGTTATCCTATTGAAACGAATGTTGTTGGTTTTAATGAAGAGATCATTCGTGATGCGATTTCGTATGAAATTCAGCGAAACGGACAGGTTTTCTTTATCAATAATAGAATCGAAAATATAAAAGAAGTGGCAGGAATGATTCAGCGTTTGGTTCCAAACGCAAGAGTTGGAATTGGTCACGGACAAATGGACGGTGCAAAACTCGAAGAATTGATGTTAGGTTTCATGAATGGAGAATTCGACGTTTTGGTGGCAACGACAATCATCGAAAGTGGTTTGGACGTTCCAAATGCCAATACCATTTTCATTAATAACGCCAACAATTTCGGATTATCAGATTTACATCAAATGCGCGGGCGTGTTGGACGAAGCAACAAAAAAGCATTCTGTTATTTCATCTGTCCGCCGTATTCATCTATGACGGAAGATGCAAGAAAACGTATTCAGGCATTGGAACAATTCAGTGAATTGGGAAGCGGTTTCAACATTGCAATGAAAGATCTGGAAATTCGTGGAGCAGGAGATTTATTGGGCGGAGAACAAAGCGGTTTCATAAACGAAATTGGTTTTGATACGTACCAAAAAATCATGAATGAAGCAATTGAAGAATTGAAAGAAAACGAATTCAAAGATTTGTATCCAGAAGAAAATAATATTGATACTAAGGAATATGTAAAAGATATTCAAATCGATGCCGATTTTGAGCTTTTATTTCCAGATGAATATATCAATAACGTTTCAGAACGTTTGGTTTTATATAACGAATTAGGCGCCATAAAAGATGAAGCTGGTTTACAGGAATTCGAAAGAAAGCTAATTGACCGTTTCGGACCTTTGCCAAAACAAGCAACTGCCTTACTAAACAGCATCCGCATAAAATGGATTGCAACGCGTGTTGGAATCGAGAAATTAGTTTTGAAACAAGGCAAAATGATAGGCTATTTCGTTTCAGACCAGCAATCTGATTATTATCAGTCGGTGAAGTTTAGAAATGTTTTAAATTTTGTTCAGAAGCATAGTAATCTTTGCAAAATGAAAGAAAAACAAACCGTAAACGGATTACGTTTATTATTGACTTTTGAAAATGTGAAATCTATCAAACGTGCTTTGGAGTTGATGGAGTTGTTTGAGGAATAGTATAGAATAAAGTGTTGCCACAAATTACACGAATTAGTACGAAATAATTTAAAGCTTGAAAAATAAAAATTAGTCCTGATTTTTGTGATTCGTGGTAAATAACATTAAGTTTTATTTATCTTTTATTTAAGAAAAACCTTAGAACTAAAAAGTTTTCTTTGATCAAATTTTCAAAGACAACTTTATATGCAGAATCAATTCATCCTCCTATTTTTATTTTTTGGATTAACTACAATCTTCGCTCAAGAAAAGGGTAAAATCATTTCAAATGATTCTTTAAAATCAGAAACAATCGATCCGCTTCGTCCCTCAAAAGCAGCATTTTATTCAGCTATTTTACCAGGTTTAGGTCAGGTTTACAATAAGAAATACTGGAAAGTTCCTTTAGTTTATGGAGCAATCGGCACAAGTACATATCTATATATTGACAATCAAAAAAAGTACAATATCTACAGAGATGAATATAAAAGCAGATTGGAAGGAAATACGAGTAACTCAGATTATTTAGCTGGATTAAGTGAAAGTCAATTGATTTCTGCTCAGAAACAATTTCAAAGAAACAGAGATTTATCCGCCCTGTTTATGGTTGGTTTTTACGTCTTGAATATTATTGATGCTAATATCGATGCGGCATTATCGCAGTTTAATGTAAGCGAGAAATTAGCATTTAAACCTTCCGTAATCAATAATGATATTACATTAAATAATAATTTTGGGTTTGCTTTAAATTATTCTTTTTAAAAAAATCGCCGCGAATTCACAAATTAGGTTAAATTAAATTCGTGAATTCGCGGCGAAAAAAATTATTTAACAATTAGTTTTTTAGTTACATTAAAATCTTTAGAAATAATGTTTACAATGTAAATGCCTGAAGATAAATGATGATTAACTTGTCCTGAAGAAGAAAGTTTTTCGGTTAAAAGAGTTCTTCCATTCAAATCAGAAACAAAAATTTCGGCAGTATTGCCACTTGCTAATTCTGGCATTAGAATATGAAATTCATTGTTTATTGCAGGATTTGGATAAATACCAATTACAGGTTCTGCTGTTGAAACTTCTTCAACATTTAGTGCCATTTTTGATGTACCAACAGTAGTTGGTTCCAACTGCCATTGTGCGCTGAACCAGCCGTCTTGTGAATTTCCATATTGAGCAGATCCTGTTTGATTTTCAACATGAATAATATTTCCTGTCTGCCATCTGTTTCTTAATCTTACCCAGGTTCCGTCAATATAATCGCTGGACCATTGTGCACTCCAGAAAGTAGTATCTGTTATATTACATTGAACAGTTCCTGTTTGTCCTTCGATATTAATTAACTCTCCAGTTGCTGCATTTTTAAGAACGAAGTAAGTGGCATCAATAGCGATTTTCTGCCATTTGTAGTTGTTTCCAGAAACCGTTGTTCCGTAGCCAACATTTGTCCCGGCATCAGATAAATAAGCTCCTGTCCATCTGTTTTTAATTGTATAATATGTTCCTCCCGTAGAAGTTGTAGAAACTGTTACGACACAAGTACTCGTTTTATTTCCGTCAACAGTTGTAACGGTAATTGTAGCAGTTCCATTTGCTACAGCAGTTACCAATCCTGAACTATTTACTGTTGCCACAGCAGTATTGTTTGAACTGTAAGTTACGGCTTTGTTTGTCGCTGTTGATGGCGAAACTGTTGGCGTTAATTGCTGTGTTGCACCAACTGATAAAGCTGCAGTAGTTGGAGATAAAGTTACACCTGTAACGGCAACGCCCGTTCCTGGATTAGAATCGTACCAAGTGTTGTTCATATACCAGCCAGTTTTGTTTCGGCTTAAATCGGCAGTTTGATTGGTTCCGTCGTTGAAAATTAAATTTGTTGAGGTTAC contains:
- a CDS encoding DUF5683 domain-containing protein; translated protein: MQNQFILLFLFFGLTTIFAQEKGKIISNDSLKSETIDPLRPSKAAFYSAILPGLGQVYNKKYWKVPLVYGAIGTSTYLYIDNQKKYNIYRDEYKSRLEGNTSNSDYLAGLSESQLISAQKQFQRNRDLSALFMVGFYVLNIIDANIDAALSQFNVSEKLAFKPSVINNDITLNNNFGFALNYSF
- the mfd gene encoding transcription-repair coupling factor yields the protein MSKNALYTIYDNLPKAQQIASNLLEGNQIKMHLSGLLGSAVSFVVRSVFKKTELPFLIVLDNKEEAAYYLNDLEQMIGEQDVLFYPASFRRPYQVDETDNANVLLRAEVLNRINSRKKPAIIVTYPEALFEKVVTRQQLDKNTLKVSLNDKISIDFINEVLFEYEFKRVDFITEPGEFSVRGGIVDVFSFSNDHPYRIEFFGNEVDSIRSFDVETQLSVETHKKITIIPNVENKIFQENRESFLDYIAEKTVLFIQNTDGLFSQLDKQFARAEEAFSKLSGEIKHAEPEQLFLNQALFIKRALDFSIVELASKPIFKTTKKFEFHIQPQPSFNKQFDLLLNNLSDNHFNGYKNYLFCSNETQAKRFHDIFESLDEANSENIRKQYNTIVLPLYQGFIDEENQITAYTDHQIFERYHKFNIKNGYSKKQNITLKELTALSVGDYVTHIDHGIGKFGGLQKIQVEGKTQEAIKLVYADNDIVYVSIHSLHKISKYNGKDGTPPKIYKLGSNAWKVLKQKTKARVKHIAFNLIQLYAKRRLEKGFQFAPDSYLQNELESSFIYEDTPDQTKSTQEVKADMESDRPMDRLVCGDVGFGKTEVAIRAAFKAVDNSKQVAVLVPTTILAYQHYRTFSERLKDMPVSIGYLNRFRTAKQKAQTLKDLAEGKLDIVIGTHQLVNKNVVFKDLGLLIVDEEQKFGVNVKDKLKTIAANVDTLTLTATPIPRTLQFSLMAARDLSVITTPPPNRYPIETNVVGFNEEIIRDAISYEIQRNGQVFFINNRIENIKEVAGMIQRLVPNARVGIGHGQMDGAKLEELMLGFMNGEFDVLVATTIIESGLDVPNANTIFINNANNFGLSDLHQMRGRVGRSNKKAFCYFICPPYSSMTEDARKRIQALEQFSELGSGFNIAMKDLEIRGAGDLLGGEQSGFINEIGFDTYQKIMNEAIEELKENEFKDLYPEENNIDTKEYVKDIQIDADFELLFPDEYINNVSERLVLYNELGAIKDEAGLQEFERKLIDRFGPLPKQATALLNSIRIKWIATRVGIEKLVLKQGKMIGYFVSDQQSDYYQSVKFRNVLNFVQKHSNLCKMKEKQTVNGLRLLLTFENVKSIKRALELMELFEE